The following proteins come from a genomic window of Amaranthus tricolor cultivar Red isolate AtriRed21 chromosome 14, ASM2621246v1, whole genome shotgun sequence:
- the LOC130799593 gene encoding putative pentatricopeptide repeat-containing protein At5g47460, translated as MQRSLLGVLNNYFQIHNFFVISTFSISRFTLNLIRLNHTNAKELLFSEIAKTTKWDTEPDDFTLVQMIRNCTNRGHVIQGKQLHSYALRSGSASNVYVCTSLVSFYSKIVSMNDAHKLFDEMPRPNIVSWNTMISGYVHSGKLWKSLSLFIELGRSELRADAYSFTSALAACGLLILLHLGVSIHSKIIVYGLASSVFVTNCLIDMYGKCSSEAAAIRVFHELTDKDVISWNSVIAACARNQRLELAYHYFIQMPCSDTITYNEMICGVSQYGEIDEAFKILKSMPKPNSSSWNAIISGYVNRNRAGEALSIFGQMYASAIKMDEFTFSSILRGIASVSALRWGTLVHSCCIKHGQLTSMIIGSALIDMYSKCGQIQDAELVFQHMPRRNIVSWNALISGLAHNGESHRVVQYFEKLKGVKWLKPDDITFVNVLAACSLCRMPLQKAYEYIMSMVYDYGIKPKPQHVGSVFKVMGQYGQLSKAVKIIHELGFESSPPVWRALLGACGACGDLEVAKIAATKLIKLENDEAGFVILSNIHKNRGNWEDASALWEQMRLEGVMKEPGFSSIESKNQ; from the coding sequence ATGCAAAGATCACTGCTTGGAGTacttaataattattttcaaatccacaatttctttgttatttctaCCTTTTCAATCTCTAGATTTACACTTAACTTGATCCGTCTAAATCATACCAACGCTAAAGAATTGCTGTTTTCTGAAATAGCCAAAACCACCAAATGGGATACTGAACCAGATGATTTCACTTTGGTACAAATGATTCGAAATTGTACCAATCGTGGACATGTTATTCAGGGAAAACAGCTACATTCCTATGCTTTACGTTCGGGGTCCGCTTCAAATGTCTATGTTTGTACATCTTTAGTTAGTTTCTATTCCAAAATTGTGTCAATGAACGATGCTCATAAACTGTTCGATGAAATGCCTCGACCAAATATTGTATCTTGGAATACTATGATTTCTGGGTATGTACATTCTGGGAAATTATGGAAATCTTTGTCCCTTTTCATTGAGCTTGGGCGATCAGAGCTTCGAGCTGATGCGTATTCGTTTACTTCTGCTTTAGCTGCATGCGGTCTGTTGATTCTGCTGCATTTAGGTGTGTCGATACACTCGAAAATTATTGTGTATGGCCTGGCATCTAGTGTTTTTGTGACAAACTGTTTGATTGATATGTACGGCAAGTGCAGTTCAGAAGCTGCAGCTATTCGTGTGTTTCATGAGCTGACGGATAAGGATGTGATTTCATGGAATTCTGTTATTGCAGCTTGTGCTCGAAATCAAAGGCTTGAACTTGCATATCACTACTTTATTCAGATGCCTTGTTCTGATACTATCACTTATAATGAAATGATTTGCGGTGTTTCGCAGTATGGTGAGATAGATGAGGCTTTTAAGATTTTGAAAAGTATGCCGAAACCAAATTCATCATCATGGAACGCGATTATATCAGGCTATGTGAATAGGAACAGGGCAGGAGAAGCTCTTAGTATCTTTGGTCAAATGTATGCAAGTGCAATTAAAATGGATGAGTTCACATTTTCTAGCATTTTACGCGGGATTGCTAGCGTTTCTGCTCTAAGATGGGGAACATTGGTTCATTCTTGCTGCATCAAACATGGTCAActtacttcaatgatcatcgggAGTGCCCTTATTGACATGTACTCGAAGTGTGGACAGATTCAAGATGCGGAACTGGTGTTTCAGCACATGCCTCGAAGGAATATTGTTAGTTGGAATGCATTAATTTCCGGCCTTGCACATAATGGGGAATCGCATAGGGTGGTTCAATACTTCGAGAAGTTAAAAGGTGTAAAATGGTTGAAGCCTGATGATATCACCTTCGTTAATGTTTTGGCAGCTTGCTCGCTTTGCCGAATGCCATTACAGAAAGCTTACGAGTATATAATGTCCATGGTGTATGATTACGGAATCAAACCAAAGCCTCAGCATGTAGGTTCAGTTTTTAAAGTTATGGGACAATATGGGCAGTTAAGCAAGGCTGTTAAGATTATTCATGAACTTGGATTTGAGTCGAGCCCACCTGTTTGGAGAGCCTTGCTTGGTGCTTGTGGAGCTTGTGGGGATCTTGAAGTTGCCAAGATTGCAGCAACAAAGTTGATAAAGTTGGAGAATGACGAGGCCGGATTTGTGATTTTGTCTAACATCCACAAGAATCGGGGCAATTGGGAAGACGCATCTGCACTCTGGGAGCAAATGAGACTCGAAGGAGTGATGAAAGAACCTGGGTTTAGTTCGATTGAAAGCAAAAACCAATAA